Proteins encoded in a region of the Chloroflexota bacterium genome:
- a CDS encoding inositol phosphorylceramide synthase — protein MYQTDESSRKSLALPSPLSGVRLVSSKAAVVELAKELILLFGAYGIYLIVRNLVVPTAQTTAFLNAERLIDFEKTLHIYWEPGWQRWAFDHAEWSLDFSNWFYMFGYMPIILTTATMVYLFDRDRYKRYRSVILVSLFLALIVFSAFPLAPPRFEDTRSGMVDILAMNGSIISKPGSESFYNQYAAMPSLHFGWALLISILFLTSRHWFWKLCGVIYPVAMLFTIVLTANHYILDAVGGVGIIALSYLLYRALFPDRARLLRLLRLRP, from the coding sequence ATGTACCAAACCGACGAATCCTCCAGGAAATCACTCGCCCTCCCTAGCCCTCTCTCTGGGGTGAGACTTGTTTCCTCCAAGGCCGCCGTCGTCGAGTTGGCCAAAGAGCTTATCCTTCTCTTTGGCGCCTATGGCATCTATCTCATCGTTCGCAACCTCGTCGTCCCCACGGCGCAGACCACAGCCTTCCTCAACGCTGAACGGCTCATAGACTTCGAAAAGACCCTCCACATCTACTGGGAGCCTGGCTGGCAGCGGTGGGCCTTCGACCACGCCGAATGGAGCCTCGATTTCTCCAACTGGTTCTATATGTTCGGCTACATGCCCATCATCCTCACCACCGCCACCATGGTCTACCTCTTCGACCGCGACCGCTACAAGCGCTATCGCAGCGTCATCCTCGTCAGCCTCTTCCTCGCCCTCATCGTCTTCTCCGCCTTCCCCCTTGCCCCTCCGCGCTTTGAGGACACCCGCAGCGGCATGGTGGACATCCTCGCCATGAACGGCAGCATCATCTCCAAGCCGGGCTCCGAGTCCTTCTACAACCAATATGCCGCCATGCCCAGCCTCCACTTCGGCTGGGCCCTCCTCATCTCCATCCTCTTCCTCACCAGCAGGCACTGGTTCTGGAAGCTCTGCGGCGTCATCTACCCCGTGGCCATGCTCTTCACCATCGTCCTCACCGCCAACCACTACATCCTTGATGCCGTCGGCGGCGTCGGCATCATCGCCCTTTCGTACCTCCTCTACCGCGCCCTCTTCCCCGATCGCGCGCGCCTCCTCCGCCTCCTGCGCCTCCGGCCCTAA
- a CDS encoding NUDIX hydrolase, which yields MPKPRVIATKRIYEGRVINLRVDTVEEKGKHLERAIVEHRGAVVIVPLDAKGRVLMVRQYRHAAGRALLELPAGGLDHGEKPRATAQRELQEEIGYKAAKLNRIIGFFTVPGFCEEYMHLFIAAGLSPSRLQHDDDEDIKVEPVPLAKIPALIRTGRIEDAKSIVGLLTYLYLLKSRSGT from the coding sequence ATGCCCAAGCCCCGCGTCATCGCCACCAAGCGCATCTACGAAGGCAGGGTCATCAACCTCCGCGTTGATACCGTCGAAGAAAAGGGCAAACACCTCGAGCGCGCCATCGTCGAGCATCGCGGTGCTGTCGTCATCGTTCCCCTGGACGCAAAGGGCCGCGTCCTCATGGTCCGCCAGTACCGGCACGCCGCAGGCCGCGCCCTCCTGGAGCTGCCCGCAGGCGGGCTGGATCATGGGGAAAAGCCCCGGGCGACTGCCCAGCGCGAGCTGCAGGAGGAGATCGGCTACAAGGCCGCCAAGCTCAATCGCATCATCGGCTTCTTCACCGTCCCCGGCTTCTGCGAAGAATATATGCACCTCTTCATCGCCGCCGGCCTTTCGCCCAGCCGCCTTCAGCACGACGACGATGAGGACATCAAGGTCGAGCCGGTGCCCCTTGCCAAGATTCCCGCTCTCATCCGCACAGGCCGCATCGAAGATGCCAAAAGCATCGTCGGCCTCCTTACCTACCTCTACCTCCTCAAGTCCCGCTCTGGAACATAA
- a CDS encoding NAD(+)/NADH kinase: MRRIGIIYNERNQAAVDLAKALAIKLKGLRHQCALFTTVQERSSGAFADAADLLITVGGDGTILRTARIAVPRSLPILGVNMGKLGFMTELRGAAEALEKVPSYLNRKGWIEERSIIEVEIAQTKGSRKSTYRSWALNEAVVGRGALARLITVDVSIDGAHVTTYNADGVILASATGSTGYALAVGGPILDPRSTSLVLVPVSPHLSLSNSLVLRAGTKVQMCVSTDHQALVSLDGQIHVELRKGDVVTGWRGSQVARFLRANPPSHFYQTLTQRLNLRS; encoded by the coding sequence ATGAGGCGCATCGGCATCATCTATAACGAACGCAACCAGGCCGCCGTAGACCTGGCCAAAGCCCTCGCGATCAAGCTCAAGGGCCTCCGGCACCAGTGCGCCCTCTTCACCACCGTCCAGGAGCGCTCCTCCGGCGCATTCGCGGACGCCGCCGACCTCCTCATCACCGTCGGCGGCGATGGCACCATCCTCCGCACCGCCCGCATCGCCGTCCCTCGCAGCCTTCCCATCCTCGGCGTCAACATGGGCAAGCTCGGCTTCATGACGGAGCTTCGCGGCGCGGCGGAAGCCCTGGAGAAGGTGCCCAGCTACCTCAATCGCAAGGGCTGGATCGAAGAGCGTTCCATCATTGAGGTGGAGATCGCTCAGACCAAAGGGAGCCGCAAGTCCACCTACCGCTCCTGGGCCCTCAACGAAGCCGTCGTCGGCCGAGGTGCGCTTGCGAGATTGATTACCGTGGACGTCTCCATAGACGGCGCCCACGTCACCACCTATAACGCCGATGGCGTCATCCTTGCCAGCGCCACCGGCAGCACCGGCTACGCCCTCGCCGTCGGCGGCCCAATCCTGGACCCCCGCAGCACCAGCCTCGTCCTCGTTCCCGTCTCGCCCCACCTCTCCCTCAGCAACTCCCTCGTTCTCCGCGCCGGGACCAAGGTCCAGATGTGCGTCAGCACCGACCATCAAGCCCTCGTGAGCCTCGATGGCCAGATACACGTCGAGCTTCGCAAAGGCGATGTCGTCACCGGCTGGCGCGGTAGCCAGGTTGCCCGCTTCCTCCGAGCAAATCCGCCCTCCCACTTCTACCAGACCTTGACCCAGCGGCTCAACCTGCGCTCATAG
- a CDS encoding NADH-quinone oxidoreductase subunit N, whose amino-acid sequence MPVRDFYLLSPEISIVGVALLVIVADLFIKNKAAVAALALGALGLSLGFSISLWDVSERGFNGFLGLDSFSLFFKFLLLGVAAAVILASQDAAASFRRRQGEFYALILLSTAGLMLLASARELMTVYLALELSTLSAIALVAFSKDKPSTESAVKYLVLSGISSAVMLYGMAMVFGVTGSTELDAIADNLPVTRLLDSPALLAGVVFMAAGFAFKISSFPFQMWVPDVYQGAPVPVAAFLSVASKAAGFAVILRVFNAAFGDLSLDWSMLFAFLAVLSMSIGNLVAILQNDIRRLLAYSTIAHAGYIIIGLAAVAARTPGGDAIGAEGVLFYLVGYAFTNLGAFFAVIAIAKKLNSYRIDDYRGLGKRAPGDAALLTVCLLSLTGIPPTVGFWAKLYLFNAAAEANLLWLIVAGAINSVASAYFYLRIIKTMYMERSGKEDQELPESSPSLALSLVAASAGVLFFGVAPAFLLDFALRAVSGFSS is encoded by the coding sequence ATGCCGGTACGCGATTTCTACCTCCTCTCCCCTGAGATTAGCATCGTCGGCGTCGCGCTCCTTGTCATCGTCGCCGATCTCTTCATCAAGAACAAAGCCGCCGTGGCTGCGCTTGCCCTCGGTGCATTGGGCCTCTCCCTCGGCTTCTCCATCAGCCTCTGGGACGTCAGCGAGCGCGGTTTCAACGGCTTCCTCGGCTTAGACTCCTTCAGCCTCTTCTTCAAATTCCTCCTTCTGGGCGTCGCCGCCGCCGTCATCCTCGCCTCCCAGGATGCCGCCGCGAGCTTCCGCAGGCGGCAGGGCGAGTTCTATGCGCTCATCCTCCTCTCCACCGCTGGCCTCATGCTCCTCGCCTCCGCCCGCGAGCTTATGACCGTCTACCTCGCGCTGGAGCTCAGCACCCTCTCTGCCATCGCCCTCGTCGCCTTCTCCAAGGACAAGCCCTCCACGGAGTCCGCGGTGAAGTACCTCGTCCTCTCCGGCATCAGCTCGGCGGTCATGCTCTACGGCATGGCGATGGTCTTCGGCGTCACCGGCAGCACGGAGCTGGACGCGATAGCCGATAACCTTCCTGTCACGCGCCTCCTCGATAGTCCCGCCCTCCTGGCTGGCGTCGTCTTCATGGCCGCGGGCTTCGCCTTCAAGATTTCCAGCTTCCCCTTCCAGATGTGGGTGCCCGATGTCTACCAGGGCGCGCCCGTCCCCGTCGCCGCCTTCCTCTCCGTCGCCAGCAAGGCGGCGGGCTTCGCCGTCATCCTCCGCGTCTTCAACGCCGCCTTCGGCGATCTTTCCCTCGATTGGAGCATGCTCTTCGCCTTCCTCGCCGTCCTTTCCATGTCCATCGGCAACCTCGTTGCCATCCTCCAGAACGATATCCGGCGCCTCCTGGCCTATAGCACCATTGCCCATGCGGGCTATATCATCATCGGCCTCGCCGCCGTCGCCGCACGCACCCCTGGCGGCGATGCCATCGGCGCCGAAGGCGTCCTCTTCTACCTGGTCGGCTACGCCTTCACCAACCTCGGCGCCTTCTTCGCCGTCATCGCCATCGCCAAAAAGCTCAACAGCTACCGCATAGACGACTATCGCGGCCTGGGCAAGCGCGCCCCAGGCGATGCCGCCCTCCTCACCGTCTGCCTCCTCTCCCTTACCGGCATCCCGCCCACCGTCGGCTTCTGGGCCAAGCTCTACCTCTTCAATGCCGCCGCCGAAGCCAACCTCCTCTGGCTCATCGTCGCCGGAGCTATCAACAGCGTCGCCTCTGCCTACTTCTACCTCCGCATCATCAAGACCATGTACATGGAGCGCTCCGGCAAGGAGGACCAAGAGCTTCCCGAATCCTCTCCCTCCCTGGCCCTCTCCCTCGTCGCCGCCTCTGCGGGCGTCCTCTTCTTCGGCGTCGCCCCCGCCTTCCTCCTCGACTTCGCCCTTCGCGCCGTCAGCGGCTTCAGCAGCTAA